The following is a genomic window from Pseudomonas lurida.
ATTACTAAAGCGTAACGGCACTGAATCAGCTTCATCGGCAGCCACCTCATTCAATGACTGGCCATGAACACGGAGGACATGGCCCGTTGAGAGAATGGATGCCAGAAGCGGGTTTGTCGAATCAGAGCCTTACGAGCCTCATGAACATCTTTAACATAGCACCTAATTTAACATAATATACATTATGCGTAATATCGTATTGCGCATTCAGGGGCAGTGCCCGTTAGATTTCAACAGGCAAAACCCCTGTCTTGCTCAAACCTGAGCAAAGCCTCCATCGACAAACATTTCACTGCCCGTCATGAAGCTGCTTTCATCCGACGCCAGGAACAACGCGGCGGCTGCGACTTCTTCAGGCTTGCCGATACGCCCCAACGGAACCTGCGCCGTCATGTCGTCGATGATTGCTTCCTTTTGTCCCGTGCCTGACAGCGCCAGGTCCAGGCCTGGTGTCGAGATCGGGCCTGGTGACAGCACGTTGATGCGAATGCCGGTGCCTTTCAGATCGAGCGCCCAGCTTCTGGCGAAGTTACGCAGCGCAGCCTTGGTGGCGCTGTACACGCTGAAGGCCGGTGTGCCCATGGTGCCGGTGGTTGAACCGGTCAGGATCACTGAGCTGCCAGCGGGCATCAGTGGCAACGCGTTTTGCACGGTGAACAGCGTGCCTTTGACGTTGATGCCGAATGTCCGATCAAACGATTCCTCGGTAATCGATCCGATCGGCTGGAAATCCCCCAGGCCCGCATTGGCGAACAGCACGTCAACTCGGCCCTTGTCGGCTTTGACTTGAGTGAAAATGCGCGCCAGGTCGTCCAGGTTGGAAATGTCACCCTGGATGGCGATGGCTTCATGGCCAATCAGGTGAAGCGCCTTGTCCAGTTCATCCTGGCGACGTCCTACGATCACGACTTGCGCGCCTTCAGCTGCGAAGCGAATGGCGGTTGCCAGGCCAATGCCGCTGTTTCCGCCGGTAACCACTGCAATTTTCCCGTTGAGCCTGCTCATGGTGAGCTCCAATGAATAAGGTTGAGGCCCAACTGTAGATCTGCGCTATTCTTTTGAATAGTATGCACCTTTTAGTAAGTACCCCCTCGGAGCCTTCATCATCATGGCGAACAACTCATTCAACTGTGGCCTGGAAGCGGCATTGGCGGTGATTGGCGGCAAATGGAAACCCCTGGTTCTGTTCAACCTGGCGCAGAATGTTCATCGATATGGCGAATTAAAACGCGCGATTGGCGGCGT
Proteins encoded in this region:
- a CDS encoding SDR family NAD(P)-dependent oxidoreductase, which encodes MSRLNGKIAVVTGGNSGIGLATAIRFAAEGAQVVIVGRRQDELDKALHLIGHEAIAIQGDISNLDDLARIFTQVKADKGRVDVLFANAGLGDFQPIGSITEESFDRTFGINVKGTLFTVQNALPLMPAGSSVILTGSTTGTMGTPAFSVYSATKAALRNFARSWALDLKGTGIRINVLSPGPISTPGLDLALSGTGQKEAIIDDMTAQVPLGRIGKPEEVAAAALFLASDESSFMTGSEMFVDGGFAQV